One window from the genome of Pelobates fuscus isolate aPelFus1 chromosome 13, aPelFus1.pri, whole genome shotgun sequence encodes:
- the CDC42SE1 gene encoding CDC42 small effector protein 1, whose protein sequence is MSDFWHKLGCCVVEKPQPKKKRRRIDRTMIGEPMNFVHLTHIGSGDMAANDGLPMAGGVQEQMRSKCGRDRQWSNSRVL, encoded by the exons ATGAGTGACTTCTGGCACAAACTGGGCTGCTGTGTGGTAGAAAAGCCACAACCG aaaaagaagaggaggagaattgaTCGGACAATGATTGGAGAGCCAATGAACTTTGTACATCTGACGCATATTGGGTCTGGAGACATGGCAGCTAATGACGGCCTTCcaatg GCTGGTGGTGTCCAAGAACAGATGAGATCAAAGTGTGGACGTGACAGACAGTGGAGCAACTCCAGAGTTTTGTAG